A genomic segment from Andrena cerasifolii isolate SP2316 chromosome 7, iyAndCera1_principal, whole genome shotgun sequence encodes:
- the LOC143371497 gene encoding uncharacterized protein LOC143371497 yields the protein MKKAQIKVERIVGKDNILDIGYGEKQPVRYRFNQDVAVLLKPKLQACNVVELPKKQITYSDDEIKDFLNHLVFAINQPNEEELGQIIKEEIGKEFDFITTENVYNKFFLTMLAWLQGKRNSSFISHEEGKELFDKVKIGFPIWFNMRDPVKSFSGRARELDHLYMLLQGPDTAGTSPLVSIIGLGGVGKSELARKYINQYAADYDNKVIWINAESYRDLAESFRRLSCDVLRISTKNVNNEEKEMSSIVEDVYMFLSRGKSLFVFDNAEKYKSQNDFDSGIDQFLPSLSSTYNRPHVLITSRNQKWPKNIKVLQLDVFSEEEAMEFIKMSLDLKSNAQEGDIKQLVGQLHFLPLALQQAVAYTRLQDKKWRHVGSKFEIRDYLVRYNAKTNEVLDIEFPEDSGNDHTRNVFTTSNITLDMIKHKEGGNDALEILYITSYLAPEGIPTDMFSNLSRDMEKLASAIELLEQYSMVNSEHAMLNVHRLVQQVIRMHLEKKNWEQEILEKAVRLFNIDNITPRNIKHAISVWYYSNKLLVIEFWDLSCYISNALIGSMKFEEAYVLGTTILQLVPTLPPGYNLRLLHYCMTLNNIGMAFLKWGKYDIALKTLQGTLNFANNNFGLYDYASLKTKNNISNVLVAQSKYDEALKNSQEVLDVWKDALGTDDPETLLVKHDIALILCHKGDHNKALRILQDIHGIQEATLGANDFGILQTKISIAHVLSAQSKYNEALKYSQEVLDVWKDTLENDDPKILSVKHDIAVILLHKGEHNKALRILVNVYVLQEATLGANDSETLKTKADIAGVLYKQSRYDESLQLLQEIYNESTLEKNHPTTVNILRNIAGILFSQGKFSDALGTYQSVLNAEKSILGEDHPDVLCTRRHIAEALRELGEYDRALKICQDVFEKQINILAPDNIHIILTQNTKAFILDEQMKYSDALTIFQDVLKRMKVILGDSHPDTVKVRNCIAVIYSKQGKSDKAFQHYEEILSIQKQNLGENHLDTLTTKNNMGMLLYNKNEGGKALQIFHDVLNVLQTMFPNYPQTFRAQNNIALVLQDQGKHDEALRIFREVADFQEITFGKEYPDLKTTKNNIASLLFKQGKYKNALKVYQEVLAKCNKLYGLAHLETIRIRDLVEKLSKIVNNRLTDGEIDSNKNITKNLIDLGRNVNTRDNHGKTQLHYAVDSDNINTVKILIQNGGDVTQASNKGNTPLHIAVSKGNKEMMELLLQHARPEKLTNFINAKTTTGGSTSLHVAAKNGSAAIVNSLLRHGATWNIKNNKNETPVCVSSDQNVTNFLELIERLFSYAESGNVAIISSLKAVNPDQFLAATGARNDQGNTLLQVAVSNKHKNVARKLVEMLKK from the coding sequence ATGAAAAAGGCACAGATTAAGGTAGAGAGGATAGTAGGTAAAGATAATATTCTTGATATAGGGTATGGTGAAAAACAGCCTGTACGTTATAGATTCAATCAGGACGTTGCTGTCTTATTAAAACCAAAATTACAAGCCTGTAATGTAGTTGAATTACCAAAAAAGCAAATCACATATTCCGATGATGAGATAAAAGACTTTTTAAATCATCTTGTGTTTGCAATAAATCAGCCTAATGAAGAAGAGTTAGGTCAGATTATTAAAGAGGAAATAGGTAAAGAATTTGATTTTATTACAACCGAAAATGTATATAATAAGTTCTTTTTAACAATGTTGGCATGGTTGCAAGGTAAAAGGAATAGCTCATTTATATCTCACGAAGAAGGGAAAGAGTTATTTGATAAAGTAAAAATAGGCTTTCCTATTTGGTTTAATATGAGAGATCCAGTAAAGTCGTTTAGTGGTAGGGCTCGGGAACTAGATCATTTATACATGCTATTACAAGGTCCAGATACCGCAGGAACTTCACCACTGGTTTCCATAATTGGTCTTGGAGGAGTAGGTAAAAGTGAGTTAGCTAGAAAGTATATCAATCAATACGCCGCAGACTATGATAATAAAGTGATATGGATAAATGCTGAAAGTTATCGAGATCTCGCAGAATCTTTTCGTAGATTAAGTTGCGATGTATTGAGAATTAGCACGAAAAATGTGAACAATGAAGAAAAGGAAATGAGTTCCATAGTTGAAGATGTATATATGTTCCTTTCTCGTGGAAAGAGTCTTTTTGTTTTTGATAATGCTGAGAAATACAAAAGTCAAAATGACTTCGATAGTGGTATAGATCAATTTTTACCAAGTTTATCATCCACTTATAACAGGCCTCATGTTTTAATAACCTCACGTAATCAGAAATGgccgaaaaatataaaagtattacAATTGGATGTATTTAGCGAGGAAGAGGCAATGGAGTTCATTAAAATGTCTCTCGACCTAAAAAGTAACGCACAGGAGGGAGATATTAAACAGTTGGTGGGGCAGTTACATTTTCTTCCATTAGCGTTGCAACAAGCCGTTGCATATACAAGACTACAGGACAAAAAATGGAGACACGTAGGGTCGAAGTTCGAAATTAGGGATTACCTAGTGAGGTATAATGCAAAGACCAACGAAGTTCTGGATATTGAGTTTCCAGAAGACAGCGGTAATGATCACACCAGAAATGTATTTACGACTTCGAATATTACTTTAGATATGATAAAACATAAAGAAGGTGGTAATGATGCTTTAGAGATTTTATATATTACATCTTACTTAGCTCCTGAAGGTATACCTACAGATATGTTTTCCAATTTATCGAGAGATATGGAAAAATTAGCATCTGCTATTGAATTACTAGAGCAATATTCCATGGTTAATTCAGAGCATGCAATGCTTAATGTACACAGACTCGTACAGCAAGTAATAAGAATGCACTTGGAAAAGAAAAATTGGGAACAAGAGATTTTGGAAAAAGCTGTAAGGCTATTTAATATAGATAATATCACACCAAGAAATATTAAGCATGCAATATCTGTTTggtattattcaaataagttaCTAGTAATAGAGTTTTGGGACCTTTCGTGTTATATTAGCAATGCACTTATTGGTAGCATGAAGTTCGAGGAGGCATATGTATTGGGAACAACTATATTACAGCTAGTTCCTACTCTACCACCAGGATATAATCTTCGATTATTGCATTATTGCATGACACTGAACAATATAGGGATGGCGTTTCTGAAGTGGGGTAAATATGACATTGCCTTGAAAACTCTTCAAGGTACCTTGAATTTCGCAAACAATAATTTTGGGCTATATGACTACGCATCcttgaaaacaaaaaataatatatctaACGTGTTGGTTGCACAAAGTAAATATGACGAAGCTTTAAAGAACTCCCAAGAAGTGCTGGACGTTTGGAAAGACGCATTAGGAACTGACGATCCTGAGACCCTGTTAGTCAAACATGATATAGCTTTAATACTGTGCCATAAAGGTGACCACAACAAAGCTTTACGAATTCTTCAAGATATACATGGTATTCAAGAAGCTACGTTAGGTGCAAATGATTTTGGCATTTTACAAACGAAGATTAGCATTGCTCACGTGTTGTCTGCACAAAGTAAATATAACGAAGCTTTAAAGTACTCCCAAGAAGTGCTGGACGTTTGGAAAGACACATTAGAAAATGATGATCccaaaatcttgtcagtcaAACATGATATAGCGGTAATACTGCTTCATAAGGGTGAACACAACAAAGCTTTACGGATTCTGGTAAACGTATATGTTCTTCAAGAGGCTACATTAGGTGCAAATGATTcagaaactttaaaaacaaaggCTGACATTGCTGGTGTGCTTTATAAACAAAGCAGATACgatgaaagtttacaacttttgcaAGAAATATACAATGAATCTACTTTGGAAAAAAATCATCCTACTACTGTAAATATACTGAGGAATATAGCTGGAATACTTTTTTCGCAAGGCAAATTCAGTGATGCTCTGGGGACTTACCAAAGTGTACTAAATGCTGAGAAAAGTATTCTTGGAGAAGATCATCCTGATGTTTTATGTACTCGTCGTCATATAGCTGAAGCACTGCGAGAGCTAGGGGAGTATGACAGAGCGCTAAAAATATGTCAAGATgtttttgaaaaacagataaATATTTTGGCTCCCGACAATATTCATATCATACTTACACAAAACACTAAAGCATTTATACTTGACGAGCAAATGAAGTATAGCGAtgctttaacaatttttcaggATGTATTAAAACGCATGAAAGTTATTTTAGGAGATAGCCACCCTGATACGGTTAAAGTAAGAAATTGCATTGCTGTAATATATTCAAAACAAGGGAAATCCGATAAGGCATTTCAACATTACGAAGAGATACTTAGCATTCAAAAACAAAACTTAGGAGAAAATCACTTAGACACcttaacaacaaaaaataacatgGGCATGCTTCTTTATAACAAAAACGAGGGCGGCAAAGCTTTGCAAATCTTCCACGACGTTCTTAATGTGTTACAAACGATGTTTCCTAATTATCCTCAAACTTTCCGCGCACAAAATAATATAGCACTGGTATTACAAGATCAGGGAAAGCACGATGAAGCTTTAAGAATTTTTAGAGAGGTAGCAGATTTTCAAGAAATTACTTTTGGAAAGGAGTATCCTGATCTTAAAACTACCAAAAATAACATAGCGTCGCTACTTTTCAAGCAGGGAAAATACAAGAACGCCTTAAAAGTTTACCAAGAGGTCCTTGCGAAGTGTAACAAATTATACGGGCTTGCACATCTAGAGACTATAAGAATTCGTGATCTTGTGGAAAAGTTGTCAAAGATAGTTAATAATCGATTAACTGATGGAGAAATtgattcaaacaaaaatatcaCGAAGAATTTAATAGATTTAGGAAGAAATGTTAATACGAGGGATAATCATGGGAAAACGCAACTACATTACGCTGTTGATAGTGACAATAtaaatacagtaaaaattttaatacaaaacggCGGTGATGTTACTCAAGCTAGTAATAAGGGCAATACACCGCTACACATTGCTGTTTCCAAGGGTAACAAAGAAATGATGGAACTTTTGTTACAACATGCGCGTCCTGAAAAATTGACCAATTTTATTAATGCTAAAACCACTACCGGCGGTAGCACTTCTCTCCACGTAGCAGCTAAGAATGGTTCTGCCGCGATTGTCAATTCTTTAC